A genomic region of Parambassis ranga chromosome 7, fParRan2.1, whole genome shotgun sequence contains the following coding sequences:
- the kcng1 gene encoding voltage-gated potassium channel regulatory subunit KCNG1 produces MTLLAGDGSDYDYSALSCASDNSFNPLPQQEEEARKGAFYKRAQAAPELSAPLSSARKLHAIINVGGLRYQLPWTTLEDFPLSRLGQLHLCSSFDEIMRICDDYDVTHNEFFFDRSPCAFRTILTFLRAGKLRSLREMCALSFREELLYWGVPEENLEWCCRRRLLQRMEEFEAMERAEEEEEEFLEDLLDSDSGQREHTAESRLSRCMGKLRDMVERPHSGLPGKIFACLSVLFVTITAINLSISTMPAMREEEEAGTCSQMCYNIFIVETVCVAWFSLEFTLRFIQDRSKLTFLRQPLNLIDVVAILPYYITLLVDSTSKGEKRLGSGSTYLDKVGLVLRILRALRILYVMRLARHSLGLQTLGLTARRCTREFGLLLLFLCVAIALYSPLLYLIENEMATTQEFTSIPATYWWAVITMTTVGYGDMVPRSIPGQVVALSSILSGILLMAFPVTSIFHTFSRSYVELKQEQQRLLQRRTHFLLRSRMAGLGSNLSLESDMLFPIGSSDTRDMDD; encoded by the exons ATGACCCTGCTGGCGGGTGATGGCTCCGACTATGACTACAGCGCCCTGAGCTGTGCCTCTGACAACTCCTTCAACCCTCTGCCCcaacaagaggaggaggctcGCAAGGGGGCCTTCTACAAGAGGGCGCAGGCTGCCCCTGAGCTCAGCGCACCCCTGTCCAGTGCCCGGAAACTCCACGCCATCATCAATGTGGGCGGCCTGCGTTACCAGCTGCCTTGGACCACCTTAGAGGACTTCCCCCTGTCCCGCCTGGGCCAGCTGcacctctgcagcagctttgacGAGATCATGCGGATCTGTGATGACTATGATGTGACGCACAATGAGTTCTTCTTTGACCGCAGCCCCTGTGCTTTCCGTACCATCCTGACCTTCCTGCGGGCAGGTAAGCTGCGGTCCCTCCGGGAGATGTGCGCCCTGTCCTTCAGGGAGGAGCTGCTGTACTGGGGGGTTCCTGAGGAGAACCTGGAGTGGTGCTGTCGCCGACGTCTGCTGCAGCGCATGGAGGAGTTTGAAGCgatggagagagcagaggaagaggaggaggagtttctGGAGGATCTGCTGGATTCAGACAGCGGGCAGAGGGAGCACACAGCAGAGTCCAGGCTGAGTCGCTGTATGGGCAAGCTGAGAGACATGGTGGAGAGGCCTCACTCAGGCCTTCCAGGGAAGATCTTCGCCTGTTTGTCAGTGCTGTTTGTCACCATCACTGCCATCAACCTGTCCATCAGCACCATGCCTGCCatgagggaagaggaggaggca GGCACATGTTCCCAGATGTGCTACAACATCTTCATCgtggagactgtgtgtgtcgCCTGGTTCTCCCTGGAGTTCACCCTGCGCTTCATCCAGGACCGCAGCAAGCTGACCTTCCTCAGACAGCCCCTGAACCTGATCGACGTGGTGGCCATCCTGCCGTACTACATCACCCTGCTGGTGGACAGCACCTCCAAAGGGGAGAAGCGCCTGGGCTCCGGCAGCACCTACTTGGACAAAGTGGGGCTGGTGCTGCGCATCCTGAGAGCCCTGCGCATACTCTACGTGATGCGATTAGCTCGCCACTCTCTGGGCCTGCAGACTCTGGGCCTGACGGCACGCCGCTGCACGCGGGAGTTCGGACTGcttctccttttcctctgtgtggcCATCGCACTGTACTCCCCTTTGCTGTACTTGATTGAGAATGAAATGGCCACTACGCAGGAGTTCACCAGCATCCCTGCTACTTATTGGTGGGCTgtcatcaccatgacaaccgtGGGATATGGGGACATGGTGCCGAGGAGCATCCCGGGTCAGGTGGTGGCTCTGAGCAGCATCCTCAGCGGGATCCTTCTGATGGCCTTCCCCGTCACGTCCATCTTCCACACCTTCTCGCGGTCCTACGTGGAGCtgaagcaggagcagcagaggctcctGCAGAGGAGGACTCACTTTCTGCTGCGGAGCCGCATGGCTGGCCTGGGCAGCAACCTCTCCTTAGAGAGCGACATGCTCTTCCCCATAGGCTCATCTGACACCAGGGACATGGACGACTGA